The following coding sequences are from one Streptomyces sp. NBC_00536 window:
- a CDS encoding carbohydrate kinase family protein — MRSGTAGAAGAEFAGSLLVVGDVVTDVVAVHLEPLAPATDTAARIRTMPGGAGANAACWAAHEGAADVALLARVGAESAQWHEHALRAAGVRPLLVIDPVEPTGTVVALVGKDAERTFLTDSGAVLRLSRADWTPGLLDGVAHLHLSGYLFFGDTSRELARLALRSARERGIAVSVDPASAGFLAALGVDRFLDAVAGADVLLPNEDEARLLAGLPGPAPSARAAAELSLRVPLVVVTRGCSGALVAEGGRVTAEVTAEPALAVDSTGAGDAFTGGFLAARLAGADPVEAARAGCRAGAVAVTRLGGRP, encoded by the coding sequence GTGCGGTCCGGCACGGCCGGCGCGGCGGGCGCGGAATTCGCGGGGAGCCTGCTGGTGGTCGGTGACGTGGTCACGGACGTGGTGGCCGTGCACCTGGAACCGCTGGCTCCGGCCACCGACACGGCGGCCCGGATCCGTACGATGCCGGGCGGCGCGGGGGCCAACGCGGCCTGCTGGGCGGCCCACGAGGGCGCCGCCGACGTCGCGCTGCTCGCGCGGGTCGGCGCGGAGTCGGCGCAGTGGCACGAACACGCGCTGCGGGCCGCCGGGGTGCGGCCGCTGCTGGTGATCGACCCGGTCGAGCCCACCGGGACGGTGGTGGCGCTGGTCGGCAAGGACGCGGAGCGGACCTTCCTGACCGACAGCGGGGCCGTGCTGCGGCTCTCCCGGGCCGACTGGACCCCGGGCCTGCTGGACGGCGTGGCCCATCTGCACCTGTCCGGCTACCTGTTCTTCGGGGACACCAGCCGGGAGCTGGCCCGGCTCGCGCTGCGCTCGGCCCGCGAGCGCGGGATCGCGGTGAGCGTGGACCCCGCCTCGGCGGGGTTCCTGGCCGCGCTGGGGGTGGACCGTTTCCTCGACGCGGTGGCCGGGGCCGATGTGCTCCTGCCCAACGAGGACGAGGCGCGGCTGCTGGCCGGTTTGCCCGGACCGGCCCCTTCCGCGCGGGCGGCGGCCGAGCTGAGCCTGCGGGTGCCGCTGGTCGTGGTGACCCGCGGGTGCTCCGGGGCGCTGGTCGCCGAGGGCGGCCGGGTGACCGCCGAGGTCACGGCGGAGCCCGCGCTGGCGGTGGATTCCACGGGCGCGGGCGACGCGTTCACCGGCGGGTTCCTGGCCGCCCGGCTCGCGGGCGCGGACCCGGTGGAGGCGGCGCGGGCGGGCTGCCGGGCGGGGGCGGTCGCGGTGACCCGGCTGGGCGGACGGCCGTAG
- a CDS encoding DUF2182 domain-containing protein: protein MRLDRKALSPPLRPANLLSARQLAFAWSVMASIALLAWVLVVDQARDMGVEPGTMGMGVPLFLLLWLVMMTAMMFPSVAPVALTWARTIGRQSPTGAVRVARTAQFAGGYLLAWTAFGLIAYGLLAGTGALVDQHPGAGRWVGAGAFLVAGLYQFGRWKDLCLRHCRSPMGQLVRYAGFRPRARDLRVGAHHGAYCVGCCWGLMVVLVPLGVMNVLAMAAVAVVIFVEKLWRLGPVFSRVVGAAFLALAVLSLFQPWLLPGLIPPQSPMTEMLRP from the coding sequence GTGCGCCTCGACCGGAAGGCCCTGTCACCCCCTCTGCGTCCGGCGAATCTGCTCTCGGCCCGGCAGCTCGCCTTCGCCTGGTCCGTGATGGCGTCGATCGCCCTCCTCGCCTGGGTGCTGGTGGTCGACCAGGCCCGTGACATGGGGGTCGAGCCGGGAACCATGGGCATGGGCGTCCCGCTGTTCCTGCTGCTGTGGCTGGTCATGATGACCGCCATGATGTTCCCGTCGGTGGCCCCGGTGGCCCTCACCTGGGCGCGGACCATCGGGCGCCAGTCGCCCACGGGAGCCGTGCGGGTGGCTCGTACCGCCCAGTTCGCCGGCGGGTACCTGCTGGCCTGGACGGCCTTCGGCCTGATCGCCTACGGGCTCCTCGCCGGGACCGGGGCCCTGGTGGACCAGCACCCGGGAGCCGGGCGCTGGGTCGGCGCCGGGGCCTTCCTGGTCGCCGGGCTGTACCAGTTCGGCCGCTGGAAGGACCTCTGCCTGCGGCACTGCCGGAGCCCGATGGGCCAGCTCGTGCGCTACGCGGGCTTCCGGCCCCGGGCCCGCGATCTGCGGGTCGGGGCGCACCACGGGGCGTACTGCGTGGGCTGCTGCTGGGGACTGATGGTCGTGCTCGTCCCGCTGGGCGTCATGAACGTCCTGGCGATGGCCGCGGTGGCCGTGGTGATCTTCGTGGAGAAGCTCTGGCGGCTGGGCCCCGTGTTCTCGCGGGTCGTCGGGGCCGCCTTCCTCGCTCTCGCGGTCCTGAGCCTCTTCCAGCCCTGGCTGCTGCCGGGCCTGATCCCGCCGCAATCACCCATGACGGAGATGCTCCGCCCGTAG
- a CDS encoding uridine kinase — protein MQLEAITWEGMAERLAGHLDDARQAAGGDIGRSAGGGPDSGAPWLRLAVDGAPAAGTGTLAGHLADALRLRGRSVLVVPTGGFLRPASLRFEYGRRDVDAYLGGWYDTAALWREVVGPLDPGGSGRVLPDLWDPVTDRATRSPYVTLPPGGVVILHGPFLMGHWFPFDLSVHIRLSAGALARRTPEAERWTLPAFARYDAETDPGSAADVVVRADDPRHPAWTGLPH, from the coding sequence GTGCAGCTGGAAGCGATCACATGGGAGGGGATGGCCGAGCGGCTCGCGGGCCATCTCGACGACGCGCGGCAGGCGGCGGGCGGCGACATCGGCCGCAGTGCCGGCGGCGGCCCGGACTCCGGCGCGCCCTGGCTGCGGCTGGCCGTGGACGGCGCACCCGCCGCCGGTACCGGCACGCTCGCCGGGCACCTCGCGGACGCCCTGCGCCTGCGCGGCCGTTCGGTCCTCGTCGTGCCCACCGGCGGTTTCCTGCGGCCCGCCTCGCTGCGCTTCGAGTACGGCCGCCGGGACGTGGACGCGTACCTCGGCGGCTGGTACGACACGGCCGCCCTCTGGCGCGAAGTCGTCGGACCGCTGGACCCCGGCGGCAGCGGCCGGGTGCTGCCGGACCTGTGGGACCCGGTCACGGACCGCGCGACCCGCAGTCCCTACGTGACCCTGCCGCCGGGCGGGGTGGTGATCCTGCACGGACCGTTCCTGATGGGTCATTGGTTCCCCTTCGACCTCAGCGTCCACATCCGGCTCTCCGCCGGGGCACTGGCCCGCCGCACGCCGGAGGCCGAACGCTGGACCCTGCCCGCTTTCGCGCGCTACGACGCCGAGACGGATCCGGGGTCGGCCGCCGACGTCGTGGTCCGCGCCGACGACCCCCGCCACCCGGCCTGGACCGGCCTCCCGCACTGA
- a CDS encoding TerD family protein, producing the protein MTVNMTKGQAISLQKSDGGTLTAVRMGLGWQAAKRRGLFGGRTREIDLDASAVLFAGKEPVDVVFFRHLQSDDGSVRHTGDNLVGGAGQGGDDESILVDLQRVPVHIDQIVFTVNSFTGQTFQEVQNAFCRIVDETNGQELARYTLDGGGQYTAQVMAKVHRAGTGWKMTALGNPANGRTFQDLMPAILPHL; encoded by the coding sequence GTGACGGTCAACATGACCAAGGGTCAGGCCATCAGTCTGCAGAAGTCGGACGGAGGCACGCTGACCGCGGTCCGCATGGGCCTCGGCTGGCAGGCGGCCAAGCGCCGCGGCCTGTTCGGCGGCCGTACCAGGGAGATCGACCTGGACGCCTCGGCGGTGTTGTTCGCCGGCAAGGAGCCCGTGGACGTGGTCTTCTTCCGGCACCTGCAGAGCGATGACGGTTCGGTCCGGCACACCGGTGACAACCTGGTCGGCGGCGCCGGTCAGGGCGGGGACGACGAGTCGATCCTCGTCGACCTCCAGCGCGTGCCGGTGCACATCGACCAGATCGTCTTCACGGTGAACTCGTTCACCGGACAGACCTTCCAGGAGGTGCAGAACGCCTTCTGCCGCATCGTCGACGAGACCAACGGGCAGGAACTGGCCCGCTACACGCTCGACGGCGGCGGCCAGTACACCGCGCAGGTCATGGCGAAGGTGCACCGCGCGGGCACCGGCTGGAAGATGACGGCCCTGGGCAACCCGGCCAACGGCCGGACCTTCCAGGACCTGATGCCGGCGATCCTGCCGCACCTGTAG
- a CDS encoding methylated-DNA--[protein]-cysteine S-methyltransferase produces the protein MDSTERPRGPHLEWTVVASAIGPLLLAATPEGLVKVAFHASPETAGPLIARLGAAAVRPAPGEEVLLAEPIRQLAAYFAGDLRRFELPLDWRLSSGFNRQVLQELDRSVPYGSVIGYGELAARVGRPGAAQAVGAAMGSNPLPLVVACHRVVENGGGIGGFGGGVETKRTLLSLEGVLPEPLF, from the coding sequence GTGGACAGCACCGAGCGGCCCCGGGGGCCGCACCTCGAATGGACCGTGGTCGCGAGCGCCATCGGTCCGCTCCTCCTTGCCGCGACCCCCGAGGGTCTGGTGAAGGTCGCCTTCCATGCGTCGCCGGAGACGGCCGGGCCGCTGATCGCCCGGCTCGGCGCGGCGGCCGTCCGCCCCGCCCCGGGCGAAGAGGTGCTGCTGGCCGAGCCCATACGCCAGCTCGCCGCCTACTTCGCGGGTGACCTGCGGCGCTTCGAGCTGCCGCTGGACTGGCGCCTCAGCTCCGGCTTCAACCGCCAGGTGCTCCAGGAGCTGGACCGGTCCGTGCCGTACGGGTCGGTCATCGGGTACGGGGAGCTGGCCGCCCGGGTCGGCCGGCCCGGCGCGGCCCAGGCCGTGGGCGCGGCAATGGGTTCCAATCCGCTGCCGCTGGTCGTGGCCTGCCACCGGGTCGTGGAGAACGGCGGCGGGATCGGCGGCTTCGGCGGCGGGGTGGAGACCAAGCGGACCCTGCTGTCCCTGGAGGGCGTCCTCCCGGAGCCGCTGTTCTGA
- a CDS encoding glycerophosphodiester phosphodiesterase: protein MYVRTVAAAAAVLGITLSALAGPASATAPSHRAAGPKAVPAAVRAPAPLAGPKAGPLTGLLGLPVVYAHRGASAYAPENTLASIDLAAHLGIDWVENDVQRTKDGVLVVVHDDTLKRTTDVRKVFPNRSPWRVKDFTAAEIARLDAGSWFRPEFAGARIPTLRQYMDRVERNQGRLLLEVKKPELYPGIERQILDLLDRTGWLDQRHVASRLVVQSFSADSVALVHKLRPDVVTAFLGAPPEEDLERYAAFSDRINPWFREISAEWVADVHALRGPHGRPMEVDTWIVDDPETTRRVVEMGVDGIITNAPDVVRRTVYGY, encoded by the coding sequence ATGTACGTCCGAACCGTTGCCGCGGCTGCCGCCGTGCTGGGCATCACCCTCTCCGCGCTGGCCGGGCCGGCCTCCGCCACCGCGCCGTCCCACCGGGCGGCCGGTCCGAAGGCCGTACCGGCCGCGGTGCGGGCCCCGGCGCCCCTCGCCGGGCCGAAGGCGGGGCCGCTGACCGGGCTGCTCGGGCTGCCCGTCGTGTACGCGCACCGGGGGGCCTCGGCGTACGCCCCGGAGAACACGCTGGCCTCCATCGACCTCGCGGCCCACCTCGGCATCGACTGGGTGGAGAACGACGTCCAGCGCACCAAGGACGGCGTCCTCGTCGTGGTCCACGACGACACCCTCAAGCGGACCACCGACGTCCGGAAGGTCTTCCCGAACCGCAGCCCCTGGCGGGTGAAGGACTTCACGGCGGCGGAGATCGCCCGGCTCGACGCGGGCAGCTGGTTCCGTCCCGAGTTCGCGGGCGCGCGGATCCCGACCCTGCGGCAGTACATGGACCGGGTGGAACGCAACCAGGGCCGCCTGCTGCTGGAGGTCAAGAAGCCGGAGCTGTACCCCGGGATCGAGCGCCAGATCCTGGACCTCCTCGACCGGACCGGCTGGCTCGACCAGCGGCACGTCGCCTCCCGCCTCGTCGTCCAGAGCTTCAGCGCCGACTCCGTGGCCCTGGTCCACAAGCTCCGGCCGGACGTGGTGACGGCCTTCCTCGGCGCGCCACCGGAGGAAGACCTGGAGCGGTACGCCGCGTTCTCCGACCGGATCAACCCGTGGTTCCGGGAGATCTCGGCCGAGTGGGTGGCCGACGTGCACGCCCTCCGGGGTCCGCACGGGCGGCCCATGGAGGTGGACACCTGGATCGTGGACGACCCGGAGACGACCCGGCGGGTCGTGGAGATGGGCGTGGACGGCATCATCACCAACGCCCCCGACGTGGTCCGGCGGACGGTGTACGGGTACTGA
- a CDS encoding cupin domain-containing protein: protein MSTEDPAATPASASAPASFAVSVPDVPDADLETEELDPGQIVSGDPVVTGKVLWESEDGKQLRGIWQITPGVVTDTEANELFVVVSGRATIEIEGGGRLEVGPGTACVLREGDKTTWTVHETLRKAYHISL from the coding sequence ATGAGCACCGAAGACCCCGCCGCGACGCCCGCTTCCGCTTCCGCCCCCGCCTCGTTCGCCGTGTCCGTGCCCGACGTACCGGACGCCGACCTGGAGACGGAGGAGCTCGACCCGGGCCAGATCGTCTCCGGTGACCCCGTCGTGACGGGCAAGGTGCTGTGGGAGTCCGAGGACGGCAAGCAGCTGCGGGGCATCTGGCAGATCACCCCCGGCGTGGTCACCGACACCGAGGCGAACGAGCTGTTCGTCGTCGTCAGCGGCCGGGCCACCATCGAGATCGAGGGCGGCGGGCGCCTGGAGGTGGGCCCCGGCACCGCCTGCGTGCTCCGGGAGGGCGACAAGACCACCTGGACCGTGCACGAGACGCTGCGCAAGGCCTACCACATCAGTCTCTGA
- a CDS encoding MFS transporter encodes MAGTARTPRDVRAVTEADLPGLRRRTSGVLIASQILGGLGIPISIALAPVLATEVSGTEAMSGLASTASVVGTALVSLPLAALMTARGRRPGLVLAYLIGAGGAVLVVLAAVLGNFPLLLLGMAAFGAASSANLQCRFAAADLAAPDRRARAISTVVWATTIGAVLGPNLSAPASRSFAGTSIPEKAGPFLWAAVIFLLTALLIGVLLRPDPLLTARALAGPAEQAAGGRSLRAGFAAVRASPRARLALVTVAVTHTAMVSIMVMTPVDLGHHGAGLQLIGLVISGHIAGMFAFSPVMGWLADRLGRLSVIGLAAGLLSIAALLAGTAGANHAQTAAGLFLLGLGWSAGLVSGSALLTDSVPQAARAAVQGLSDLTMNTCAGVGGALSGLIVSQAGYGWLNAVGAALLLPMAGLALFTARRHPVPADTPRA; translated from the coding sequence GTGGCCGGCACGGCCCGGACGCCCCGGGATGTCCGGGCCGTGACCGAAGCCGACCTGCCCGGGCTGCGCAGGCGCACCTCCGGCGTGCTCATAGCCAGCCAGATCCTGGGCGGGCTCGGCATACCGATCAGCATCGCGCTGGCCCCGGTGCTGGCCACCGAGGTCAGCGGTACCGAAGCCATGTCGGGGCTGGCCTCGACCGCCTCCGTCGTGGGGACCGCCCTGGTCTCGCTGCCGCTCGCGGCGCTGATGACCGCGCGCGGGCGCCGCCCGGGGCTGGTCCTGGCCTATCTGATCGGTGCGGGCGGCGCGGTCCTGGTGGTGCTGGCCGCCGTGCTGGGGAACTTCCCGCTGCTGCTGCTCGGCATGGCCGCCTTCGGCGCCGCCTCCTCCGCCAACCTCCAGTGCCGGTTCGCCGCGGCCGACCTGGCGGCCCCCGACCGGCGGGCCCGGGCCATCTCGACGGTGGTGTGGGCCACGACCATCGGCGCGGTCCTGGGACCCAACCTCTCGGCCCCGGCCAGCCGGAGCTTCGCGGGGACGTCCATACCCGAGAAGGCGGGCCCGTTCCTGTGGGCCGCCGTGATCTTCCTGCTCACCGCGCTGCTGATCGGCGTACTCCTGCGGCCGGATCCGCTGCTGACCGCCCGGGCCCTGGCCGGTCCGGCCGAGCAGGCGGCCGGGGGCCGCTCGCTGCGGGCCGGGTTCGCCGCCGTACGGGCCTCCCCGCGGGCCCGGCTCGCCCTGGTGACGGTCGCCGTCACGCACACCGCCATGGTCTCGATCATGGTGATGACCCCGGTCGACCTGGGGCACCACGGCGCGGGCCTCCAGCTCATCGGTCTGGTGATCAGCGGCCACATCGCCGGGATGTTCGCCTTCTCGCCGGTGATGGGCTGGCTCGCGGACCGGCTCGGCCGGCTGTCCGTGATCGGCCTGGCGGCCGGGCTGCTCTCGATCGCCGCACTGCTCGCGGGCACCGCCGGGGCGAACCACGCGCAGACCGCGGCGGGCCTGTTCCTGCTGGGGCTGGGCTGGTCGGCCGGGCTGGTCTCCGGTTCGGCACTGCTGACGGACTCGGTGCCGCAGGCCGCGCGGGCCGCCGTGCAGGGCCTGTCCGACCTGACCATGAACACCTGCGCGGGCGTCGGCGGCGCGCTGTCCGGGCTGATCGTCTCGCAGGCGGGCTACGGCTGGCTCAACGCCGTCGGGGCGGCGCTGCTGCTGCCGATGGCGGGGCTCGCCCTGTTCACCGCGCGCCGCCACCCCGTGCCCGCGGACACCCCCCGGGCCTGA
- a CDS encoding DUF1326 domain-containing protein, which produces MSETATIPRWHAAGDWFDTCKCNVPCPCSFAQLPTHGDCDGILAWHIREGRYGDVRLDGLNVLMVASFVGNIWAEHTDAYAAVFVDERADDPQRGALQMIFGGQAGSWPAEMVGMMGAEMRGMEFAPIEIEVADDLASWRAVVPGRVEASAVALTGPTTPEGARVQSTNLPGAETGPGQVATWGRSTVDRADAHGFLWNREGRSSKHITFDWTGPE; this is translated from the coding sequence ATGTCCGAGACGGCGACCATTCCCCGGTGGCACGCGGCGGGCGACTGGTTCGACACCTGCAAGTGCAACGTGCCCTGCCCCTGCTCGTTCGCACAGCTGCCCACCCACGGCGATTGCGACGGCATCCTGGCCTGGCACATCCGCGAGGGCCGTTACGGTGACGTGCGGCTGGACGGCCTGAACGTGCTGATGGTGGCCTCGTTCGTCGGCAACATCTGGGCCGAGCACACGGACGCGTACGCCGCGGTCTTCGTCGACGAGCGCGCCGACGACCCCCAGCGCGGGGCGCTTCAGATGATCTTCGGCGGGCAGGCAGGCAGCTGGCCCGCCGAGATGGTGGGCATGATGGGCGCCGAAATGCGCGGCATGGAGTTCGCCCCCATCGAGATCGAGGTCGCCGACGACCTCGCGAGCTGGCGAGCCGTCGTACCGGGCCGGGTCGAGGCGAGCGCGGTCGCGCTCACGGGGCCCACGACCCCGGAGGGCGCGCGCGTCCAGTCGACGAACCTGCCGGGTGCGGAGACCGGACCGGGCCAGGTCGCGACCTGGGGCCGCTCGACGGTGGACCGCGCCGATGCCCACGGCTTCCTCTGGAACCGCGAAGGCCGGTCCAGCAAGCACATCACCTTCGACTGGACCGGGCCCGAGTAG
- a CDS encoding pseudouridine-5'-phosphate glycosidase — MSQHSAVPVLSEEVRDALAQRRPVVALESTILAHGLPRPRNLQVGGELEEIVRSEGAVPATVAVLDGVPHAGLDKAQLERIATGDGVRKLGHRDLAPAMAAGATGATTVSATAFLAARAGLRVFATGGLGGVHRDWARAQDESADLSLLARTRITVVCAGVKSVLDVPATLQRLETLGVGVLGFGTDRFPGFYLTSSGEPVDWTVHRPEEVAGVMAAQDALGGPGSALLVANPVPEAEQLDPDLHDRVLAQALAECRERGITGQAVTPFLLGFLVRATGGASLEANLAAVRGNVRLGARIAAAWAAW, encoded by the coding sequence ATGTCACAGCACTCAGCGGTTCCGGTCCTGTCGGAAGAGGTACGCGACGCGCTCGCGCAGCGGCGGCCGGTCGTCGCCCTCGAATCGACGATCCTCGCGCACGGCCTGCCCCGGCCCCGCAACCTCCAGGTGGGCGGTGAACTGGAGGAGATCGTCCGGTCGGAGGGCGCGGTTCCGGCCACCGTCGCGGTGCTCGACGGGGTGCCGCACGCCGGGCTCGACAAGGCGCAGCTGGAGCGGATCGCCACCGGCGACGGGGTGCGCAAGCTCGGGCACCGGGACCTGGCCCCCGCGATGGCGGCGGGCGCCACCGGGGCGACGACGGTCTCGGCGACCGCCTTCCTGGCCGCGCGGGCCGGGCTGCGGGTCTTCGCCACCGGCGGGCTGGGCGGCGTACACCGAGACTGGGCCCGGGCGCAGGACGAGTCGGCGGACCTGTCGCTGCTCGCACGGACCCGGATCACGGTGGTGTGCGCCGGGGTGAAGTCGGTCCTGGACGTCCCGGCCACGCTGCAGCGGCTGGAGACCCTGGGGGTGGGGGTGCTGGGCTTCGGGACGGATCGTTTCCCCGGGTTCTACCTGACCAGTTCCGGCGAGCCCGTCGACTGGACCGTGCACCGGCCGGAGGAGGTGGCCGGGGTGATGGCCGCTCAGGACGCCCTGGGCGGGCCCGGATCCGCGCTGCTGGTCGCCAACCCGGTACCGGAGGCGGAGCAGCTGGATCCGGACCTGCACGACCGGGTCCTGGCCCAGGCCCTCGCGGAGTGCCGGGAGCGCGGCATCACCGGGCAGGCGGTGACCCCGTTCCTGCTCGGCTTCCTGGTGCGGGCGACCGGCGGGGCCTCGCTGGAGGCCAATCTGGCGGCGGTGCGCGGCAACGTGCGCCTCGGCGCGCGGATCGCGGCGGCCTGGGCGGCGTGGTGA
- the uvrB gene encoding excinuclease ABC subunit UvrB — translation MRPVSKIERTVAPFEVVSPYQPSGDQPAAIAELEKRIRAGEKDVVLLGATGTGKSATTAWMIEKLQRPTLVMAPNKTLAAQLANEFRELLPNNAVEYFVSYYDYYQPEAYVPQSDTYIEKDSSINEEVERLRHSATNSLLTRRDVIVVASVSCIYGLGTPQEYVDRMVSLKVGEEFDRDQLLRRFVDIQYTRNDVAFTRGTFRVRGDTIEIFPVYEELAVRIEMFGDEIEALSTLHPLTGEVISEDRELYVFPASHYVAGPERMEKAVAGIEAELTARLAELEKQGKMLEAQRLRMRTTYDLEMMRQIGSCSGIENYSLHMDDRERGSAPNTLIDYFPEDFLLVIDESHVTVPQIGAMYEGDASRKRTLVDHGFRLPSALDNRPLKWEEFQERIGQTVYLSATPGKYELSRGDGFVEQVIRPTGLIDPEVVVKPTEGQIDDLVHEIRQRVEKDERVLVTTLTKKMAEDLTDYFLELGIQVRYLHSDVDTLRRIELLRELRAGEYDVLVGINLLREGLDLPEVSLVAILDADKQGFLRSGTSLIQTIGRAARNVSGQVHMYADSITPAMAQAIDETNRRREKQVAYNTANGIDPQPLRKKINDIVATIAREELDTEELLGTGYRQQKGGKDAKAPVPALGGRAAKGGKGAKGGAKAEVLTDRPAAELASLIEQMTERMRAAAAELQFEVAARIRDEVGELKKELRQMKEAGLA, via the coding sequence ATGCGGCCCGTATCGAAGATCGAACGCACGGTGGCGCCTTTCGAGGTCGTCAGTCCCTACCAGCCCAGCGGCGACCAGCCGGCGGCCATCGCCGAGCTGGAGAAGCGCATCCGCGCGGGTGAGAAGGACGTCGTCCTGCTGGGCGCGACCGGCACCGGAAAGTCGGCCACCACGGCCTGGATGATCGAGAAGCTCCAGCGTCCGACGCTGGTCATGGCACCGAACAAGACGCTGGCCGCCCAGCTGGCGAACGAGTTCCGGGAACTGCTGCCGAACAATGCCGTCGAGTACTTCGTCTCGTACTACGACTACTACCAGCCCGAGGCGTACGTCCCGCAGTCGGACACCTACATCGAGAAGGACTCCTCCATCAACGAGGAGGTCGAGCGGCTGCGCCACTCCGCGACCAACTCGCTGCTGACCCGCCGCGACGTGATCGTCGTCGCGTCGGTCTCCTGCATCTACGGCCTCGGTACCCCGCAGGAGTACGTCGACCGGATGGTCTCCCTCAAGGTCGGCGAGGAATTCGACCGGGACCAGCTGCTGCGCCGCTTCGTCGACATCCAGTACACCCGCAATGACGTCGCCTTCACCCGCGGCACCTTCCGGGTGCGCGGCGACACCATCGAGATCTTCCCGGTGTACGAGGAACTCGCGGTCCGCATCGAGATGTTCGGCGACGAGATCGAGGCCCTCTCCACCCTGCACCCGCTGACGGGCGAGGTCATCAGCGAGGACCGCGAGCTGTACGTGTTCCCCGCGAGCCACTACGTCGCCGGGCCCGAGCGCATGGAGAAGGCGGTCGCGGGCATCGAGGCGGAGCTGACCGCGCGCCTCGCGGAGCTGGAGAAGCAGGGCAAGATGCTGGAGGCCCAGCGCCTGCGCATGCGCACCACCTACGACCTCGAAATGATGCGGCAGATCGGTTCCTGCTCCGGCATCGAGAACTACTCGCTGCACATGGACGACCGCGAGCGCGGCTCCGCGCCCAACACCCTCATCGACTACTTCCCCGAGGACTTCCTCCTCGTCATCGACGAGTCGCACGTCACCGTGCCCCAGATCGGCGCGATGTACGAGGGCGATGCCTCGCGCAAGCGGACCCTGGTCGACCACGGCTTCCGGCTGCCCTCCGCGCTGGACAACCGCCCGCTGAAGTGGGAGGAGTTCCAGGAGCGGATCGGCCAGACCGTCTACCTGTCGGCCACCCCGGGGAAGTACGAGCTGTCGCGCGGCGACGGCTTCGTCGAGCAGGTCATCCGCCCCACCGGGCTCATCGACCCCGAGGTCGTCGTCAAGCCCACCGAGGGTCAGATCGACGATCTGGTGCACGAGATCCGCCAGCGCGTCGAGAAGGACGAGCGGGTCCTGGTCACCACCCTCACCAAGAAGATGGCCGAAGACCTCACGGACTACTTCCTGGAGCTCGGCATCCAGGTCCGCTACCTGCACAGCGACGTGGACACGCTGCGCCGGATCGAGCTGCTGCGCGAGCTGCGGGCCGGCGAGTACGACGTCCTGGTCGGCATCAACCTGCTGCGCGAGGGCCTGGACCTGCCCGAGGTGTCGCTGGTGGCGATCCTCGACGCCGACAAGCAGGGCTTCCTGCGCTCCGGCACCTCGCTGATCCAGACCATCGGCCGCGCGGCGCGCAACGTCTCCGGCCAGGTCCACATGTACGCGGACAGCATCACCCCGGCGATGGCGCAGGCGATCGACGAGACCAACCGCCGCCGGGAGAAGCAGGTCGCCTACAACACCGCCAACGGGATCGACCCGCAGCCGCTGCGCAAGAAGATCAACGACATCGTCGCCACCATCGCCCGCGAGGAGCTCGACACCGAGGAGCTGCTCGGCACCGGCTACCGCCAGCAGAAGGGCGGCAAGGACGCGAAGGCTCCCGTGCCCGCGCTGGGCGGCCGGGCGGCCAAGGGCGGCAAGGGCGCGAAGGGCGGCGCCAAGGCCGAGGTGCTGACCGACCGGCCCGCGGCCGAACTGGCCTCGCTGATCGAGCAGATGACGGAGCGGATGCGGGCGGCCGCGGCCGAGCTGCAGTTCGAGGTCGCGGCCCGGATCCGGGACGAGGTCGGGGAACTGAAGAAGGAGCTGCGGCAGATGAAGGAAGCGGGCCTCGCCTGA